The following are encoded together in the Hippoglossus stenolepis isolate QCI-W04-F060 chromosome 12, HSTE1.2, whole genome shotgun sequence genome:
- the tomm20a gene encoding translocase of outer mitochondrial membrane 20: MSGQTSTIVAGMCGALFVAYCVYFDRKRRSDPLFKQKLRERRRKHNVSGANSGLSQLPDLKDAEAVQKFFLEEIQLGEELLSQGEFERGVDHLTNAIAVCGQPQQLLQVLQQTLPPPVFQMLLTKLPSISQRIISSQPLTEDDVE, from the exons ATGAGCGGCCAGACGAGCACGATCGTCGCCGGGATGTGCGGAGCCCTGTTCGTCGCCTACTGCGTTTATTTCGACAGGAAGCGGCGGAGCGACCCGCTCTTCAAGCAGAAGCTGCGGGAAC GTAGACGGAAGCATAATGTTTCTGGAGCAAACTCGGGACTAtcgcag CTTCCGGACCTGAAGGACGCAGAAGCTGTTCAGAAGTTCTTCCTGGAGGAGATCCAGCTcggagaggagctgctgtcacAAG GTGAGTTTGAGAGAGGTGTGGACCACCTGACCAATGCGATTGCAGTATGTGGTCAgcctcagcagctgctccaggtACTTCAGCAGACGCTGCCTCCTCCGGTCTTCCAAATGCTGCTCACCAAACTGCCCAGCATCAGCCAG cGAATCATCAGCTCCCAGCCTTTAACAGAAGACGATGTGGAGTGA